A part of Rhipicephalus microplus isolate Deutch F79 chromosome 8, USDA_Rmic, whole genome shotgun sequence genomic DNA contains:
- the LOC142768719 gene encoding longicornsin-like yields the protein MVGQATTLCFLLLVAGWATAVVSEEVHQHSSGGYACMRGNPSPCKNACRRDHPGSTGYCKGGSCMCKTAPSGHSS from the exons ATGGTCGGCCAGGCGACGACATTGTGCTTTCTTCTGCTCGTTGCAG GATGGGCAACGGCCGTCGTGAGCGAGGAAGTCCACCAGCATAGTA GTGGTGGCTACGCTTGTATGCGGGGAAACCCCTCTCCCTGCAAAAATGCGTGCAGGCGAGACCACCCTGGAAGCACGGGCTACTGCAAGGGCGGAAGTTGCATGTGCAAAACAGCCCCGTCCGGCCACAGTTCATGA
- the LOC142769331 gene encoding uncharacterized protein LOC142769331, producing the protein MQPSNPLTFAMQTTILVFASLQLSNMIGLSSGASSMLVLPGSESEPGSCRLLRTNCSSPPDITSEELLSPEITVLWKAASSSTTASSSIKEHHPLTPLRGLGDCTTMQPSNPLTFAMQTTILVFASLQLSNMIGLSSGASSMLVLPGSESEPGSCRLLRTNCSSPPDITSEELLSPEITVLWKAASSSTTASSIKEHHPLTPLRGLGDCTTMQPSNPLTFAMQVSKSYVLFAKKSSNYFLVQFPSPHCCITIAVECAHIIHSLLILSGDVETNPGPNGNAAILTELQKLSAGQAQLIAEVQSLKSQLSTTDKRITDLNKRMGDLETHYQTLLPLRNDIEKTQTNVINMTKKIQELETSLDDAENRSRRNNLLFYGIPDPTRNETWAESEKMIIDICNNNLGLTVQPNDIERAHRLGIHSLNRNRPIIVKFLSYKTRDALLSNGRKLKNTNYSIGEDFSRPVQYARKQLLAFAKARSDKFSLRFKTLHVGSKRYIFDASSHMVKEIA; encoded by the coding sequence atgcagccatctaatccacttacctttgcaatgcagacgaccatacttgtgtttgccagcctgcagctgtcgaacatgataggcctatcctcgggggcgtcatctatgttggtgctgccgggctccgaaagcgagccaggctcctgccgcctactacgcaccaactgctcgtccccaccggatattacgtcggaggaactactatcaccggaaatcaccgtgctatggaaggccgcatcgtcatcaaccacagcatcatcaagtataaaggaacatcacccgctgacgccacttcgtgggctcggtgactgcaccacaatgcagccatctaatccacttacctttgcaatgcagacgaccatacttgtgtttgccagcctgcagctgtcgaacatgataggcctatcctcgggggcgtcatctatgttggtgctgccgggctccgaaagcgagccaggctcctgccgcctactacgcaccaactgctcgtccccaccggatattacgtcggaggaactactatcaccggaaatcaccgtgctatggaaggccgcatcgtcatcaaccacagcatcaagtataaaggaacatcacccgctgacgccacttcgtgggctcggtgactgcaccacaatgcagccatctaatccacttacctttgcaaTGCAGGTCAGTAAATCGTATGTCCTCTTCGCTAAAAAGTCGAGTAATTACTTCCTGGTGCAGTTCCCGAGCCCCCACTGCTGTATTACTATTGCTGTTGAGTGTGCTCATATAATTCACTCGTTGCTGATCTTATCGGGTGACGTCGAAACTAATCCTGGCCCTAACGGAAACGCTGCTATTCTTACTGAGCTACAAAAGCTAAGTGCCGGCCAGGCCCAGCTGATTGCCGAAGTTCAGAGTTTGAAATCTCAACTAAGCACAACGGACAAAAGAATAACAGACTTAAACAAACGAATGGGCGATCTCGAAACACATTACCAAACTCTTCTTCCTCTCAGAAATGATATCGAAAAAACACAGACTAACGTAATCAACATGACTAAAAAAATTCAAGAGCTAGAAACTTCCCTGGATGACGCTGAAAACAGGTCGCGCCGGAATAACCTTCTATTCTACGGCATCCCTGACCCCACTAGGAATGAAACGTGGGCTGAATCTGAAAAAATGATAATCGATATCTGCAACAATAACCTTGGACTAACAGTGCAGCCTAACGACATAGAACGCGCACATCGTCTCGGTATTCATTCACTAAACCGAAATCGTCCCATAATTGTGAAATTTTTATCATACAAAACCAGAGATGCACTTTTATCAAACGGCAGGAAACTGAAGAACACTAACTACAGCATCGGGGAGGACTTTTCCCGCCCCGTTCAATATGCGCGCAAGCAATTACTTGCATTTGCAAAAGCACGTTCGGACAAGTTCTCCTTGCGGTTCAAAACGCTGCACGTCGGGTCGAAGCGCTATATATTTGACGCATCATCACACATGGTTAAGGAAATTGCATAG